Proteins encoded together in one Candidatus Binatia bacterium window:
- a CDS encoding acyl-CoA dehydrogenase family protein, translated as MPLVDLETSLTDQEREIRDTARRFALEVMRPTGAALDRLPDPAAVIAPDSVLWDVFKKYFDLHLGVLETGSGDLSPMEQARIRFLINEELGWGDSGLAISLGVSGFHHLFSQMSGRPALIERFGGPDNREIGCWAITEPDHGSDSLTVTERHFADPKLKPNCIGRRDGDHYIISGQKSAWVSNGTIANVATLFCTIEPKQGFMGGGVCLIPLDLPGVSRGKPLDKLGQRALNQGEIFFDDVRIPSDYMVVGADAYAMVVEAVLALANASMGALFVGLARAALEHALAYAKERVQGGLPIFEHQSVKARLFKMFMQVEAARSLAWRVMLYNGTNPPQVQYSIASKVFGTSTAFEVASSAIQIFGGNGLSREYPVEKLMRDARASMIEDGCNDVLSLVGASKL; from the coding sequence ATGCCATTGGTTGATCTCGAAACAAGCCTCACGGATCAGGAGCGCGAGATTCGCGATACGGCCCGCCGTTTCGCACTAGAGGTAATGCGTCCCACCGGAGCGGCGCTTGACCGTTTACCGGACCCCGCTGCCGTCATCGCACCGGACTCCGTCCTGTGGGATGTGTTCAAGAAATACTTCGACCTCCACCTCGGTGTGCTCGAGACGGGAAGCGGTGACCTATCACCAATGGAGCAGGCACGCATACGCTTTCTGATCAACGAGGAACTCGGCTGGGGCGATTCCGGGCTCGCCATCAGCCTCGGCGTCTCCGGCTTCCACCACTTGTTCTCGCAAATGTCTGGGCGACCGGCACTCATCGAACGGTTCGGCGGGCCGGACAACCGCGAGATCGGATGTTGGGCGATAACGGAACCCGATCATGGGAGCGATTCCCTGACCGTGACGGAGCGTCATTTCGCCGATCCGAAGCTCAAGCCCAATTGCATCGGGCGCCGCGACGGGGACCATTACATCATCTCCGGCCAGAAATCGGCGTGGGTCTCAAACGGTACCATCGCCAACGTGGCGACGCTGTTCTGCACGATCGAGCCCAAACAAGGGTTCATGGGTGGCGGTGTGTGCCTCATCCCTCTCGATCTTCCTGGCGTCTCCCGCGGCAAGCCGCTCGACAAATTGGGGCAGCGCGCCCTCAATCAGGGTGAGATTTTCTTCGACGACGTCCGCATCCCTTCCGACTACATGGTGGTCGGGGCGGATGCGTATGCCATGGTCGTGGAGGCCGTGCTGGCCCTCGCCAACGCCTCGATGGGCGCCCTGTTCGTGGGTCTCGCGCGCGCGGCGTTGGAGCATGCACTGGCCTACGCCAAGGAGCGAGTCCAGGGGGGTCTCCCAATCTTCGAACACCAAAGCGTGAAAGCGCGGCTGTTCAAAATGTTCATGCAGGTGGAAGCGGCGCGCTCACTGGCATGGCGGGTCATGCTGTATAACGGCACCAACCCACCGCAGGTGCAGTACTCGATTGCGTCGAAGGTGTTCGGCACCAGCACCGCCTTTGAGGTGGCCAGCAGCGCCATACAGATCTTTGGCGGGAACGGGCTCAGCCGCGAGTACCCGGTCGAAAAGCTGATGCGCGATGCACGCGCCTCAATGATTGAAGACGGGTGCAACGACGTGCTCAGCCTGGTCGGCGCCTCCAAGCTCTGA
- a CDS encoding metal-dependent hydrolase, whose amino-acid sequence MAQPAIRITWLGHSTFRIHSAKGKTLLIDPWVRNNPACPDAEKENRPLDAILITHGHFDHIGDAVEIARAVKPGAVVAIYETTAWLGRKGVENCVGMNKGGTVEIAPGISATMVYADHSCGILDEGQIIYGGDPCGYVIEFENGTRIYHAGDTNVFGDMKLISELYKPDIALLPIGDLYTMGPREAALAIKLLGTKRVVPMHHSTFPALTGTPAALRQATADIPGLQIIDLKPGESTEV is encoded by the coding sequence GTGGCACAGCCTGCGATTCGAATTACCTGGCTTGGGCACTCCACCTTCCGCATCCACAGTGCAAAAGGCAAAACCCTGCTGATTGATCCGTGGGTGCGGAACAATCCTGCCTGCCCCGATGCGGAGAAAGAGAACCGACCGCTCGACGCCATCCTCATCACCCACGGCCATTTCGACCACATCGGCGATGCGGTGGAAATCGCGCGCGCGGTCAAGCCAGGAGCCGTGGTGGCCATTTACGAAACCACCGCGTGGCTCGGGCGCAAAGGCGTCGAGAATTGCGTCGGGATGAACAAGGGCGGCACCGTTGAGATCGCACCCGGCATCTCCGCGACCATGGTGTATGCGGATCACTCCTGCGGCATCCTCGACGAAGGCCAAATCATCTACGGCGGCGACCCGTGCGGCTATGTCATCGAGTTCGAGAATGGGACGCGGATCTATCACGCCGGCGACACGAATGTGTTCGGCGATATGAAGCTGATCAGCGAGCTGTACAAGCCGGATATCGCCCTCCTCCCGATCGGAGACCTCTACACCATGGGGCCCCGCGAAGCGGCTCTGGCGATCAAGCTCCTCGGCACCAAACGCGTCGTCCCCATGCACCACAGCACCTTCCCAGCGCTCACCGGCACGCCGGCAGCACTGCGGCAGGCGACCGCCGACATCCCAGGGCTCCAGATCATCGACCTCAAGCCTGGAGAGTCGACGGAGGTGTGA